One genomic segment of Helianthus annuus cultivar XRQ/B chromosome 14, HanXRQr2.0-SUNRISE, whole genome shotgun sequence includes these proteins:
- the LOC110907744 gene encoding uncharacterized protein LOC110907744, translating to MDTKLHPAVTVTNIKSFIPITLESDSAQYATWSEFFRLHCRAFLVSDHLEPPAATTSNTTKTTDTEKTSDPKPAIDSWERLDAIVLQWIYGTISPDLVQTIMKKGSSAYVAWAALEALFQDNKAVRAIYLKQKFNSTRLENFSNMATYCQELKVLADQLNNVEAPVDDQSLVLQTLAGLTDSYDAVATVLGNTKPLPSFNEVRSQLCMNETRKANQASSSVNSAGSALHITSRPATSPNTSTPPTDYRTETGNNRGRSRGRGRGRGRPAWNRNRNPNQPQQFSAQYPWPYGPPVWPNTHSQNSQWPTWASPPCPYPTTPQHNSHTSGQGILGPRPNVANVAYTPTDIAQAMYTLSLNPPDWNSVMDTGATGHYLQPSGTSQSHLNKSKKSIYHCQ from the coding sequence ATGGACACCAAGCTCCACCCAGCTGTTACCGTCACCAACATCAAATCCTTCATCCCCATCACTCTTGAATCTGACTCCGCACAGTACGCGACATGGTCGGAGTTCTTCCGCCTCCATTGTCGTGCGTTTCTGGTCTCCGATCACCTTGAACCCCCTGCCGCTACCACATCCAATACCACAAAAACCACCGATACCGAGAAAACATCAGACCCAAAGCCTGCTATCGATTCGTGGGAGAGGCTGGATGCCATAGTCCTTCAATGGATCTATGGCACCATCTCCCCGGACCTCGTTCAAACTATCATGAAGAAAGGCTCCTCTGCCTATGTTGCGTGGGCTGCTCTCGAGGCTCTGTTCCAAGACAACAAAGCTGTTCGCGCAATCTATCTGAAACAAAAGTTCAACTCTACCCGACTAGAAAATTTTTCTAACATGGCCACGTATTGTCAGGAACTCAAAGTACTTGCCGACCAACTCAACAATGTTGAAGCCCCTGTTGATGACCAATCTCTTGTGTTGCAAACATTGGCCGGTCTCACCGATTCCTATGACGCCGTGGCCACTGTTCTCGGCAACACAAAACCACTGCCATCCTTCAACGAGGTCCGCTCACAACTTTGCATGAATGAAACCCGCAAAGCCAATCAAGCCAGCTCTTCCGTCAATTCAGCCGGCTCGGCTCTCCACATCACCTCTCGACCTGCTACCTCACCAAACACTTCCACTCCCCCTACCGACTACCGCACCGAAACTGGTAACAACCGTGGTCGCTCTCGTGGCCGCGGACGTGGTCGTGGCAGACCTGCTTGGAACCGCAACCGCAACCCAAATCAGCCTCAACAATTCTCGGCCCAATACCCCTGGCCGTACGGCCCACCAGTATGGCCCAATACCCATTCGCAAAATTCCCAGTGGCCTACTTGGGCTTCGCCACCCTGCCCTTACCCGACTACCCCACAGCACAACTCCCACACTTCGGGTCAGGGAATTTTAGGCCCACGCCCCAACGTCGCCAATGTTGCCTACACCCCTACTGACATCGCACAGGCCATGTACACGTTGAGCTTAAACCCGCCAGATTGGAACTCTGTGATGGACACTGGCGCTACGGGTCATTATCTGCAACCGTCAGGTACATCTCAATCTCATTTAAATAAGAGTAAAAAATCAATATATCATTGTCAGTGA